A DNA window from Anaerocolumna sp. AGMB13020 contains the following coding sequences:
- a CDS encoding cyclic lactone autoinducer peptide: protein MKKIMRTILKGTSSMAISMAVNSLAQASTIFTHQPKVDEELNNQLRSLK from the coding sequence ATGAAAAAAATTATGAGAACGATCTTAAAGGGAACCAGTTCGATGGCAATCAGCATGGCCGTCAACTCCCTTGCGCAGGCAAGTACTATATTTACACATCAGCCTAAAGTTGATGAAGAATTGAATAACCAGTTACGCTCTCTCAAATAA
- a CDS encoding site-2 protease family protein, which produces MKVKENLCYNINYTLSGRLLLVGIKSLNSFVKIDYKYANAVTKFIDKYKNEEIEVDELDEDNTRIFNNFSKLGYLENEVEPKGSFNEFKKVGKVFFSFFPKSEAKDTFGSTKLGIGFVFLSVLLMGLFFWNYRMFLPQSIDYVNMKLWEIIFTIAVFPWAVLVVHEIGHCTIARYVGVKIDNVSLGWYFIYPIILVQYFGLNLERQSKKLLVMAGGIYFNLIMAFIGILLKALLPDFFHGAVIDIWISANISTIITNLGLFGMTDGYFMMTMLVGILDLRLKGFKYLNNLFNGNKVKLNNRYQICGLILLGLFVSSLVSMFVNINYWLGLFEISSYVLYIAFTVIIIYLTFKFIYKIKRSF; this is translated from the coding sequence ATGAAGGTAAAAGAAAATCTTTGCTATAACATCAACTATACCCTCTCAGGCAGGCTGCTCTTAGTAGGTATCAAGTCGCTGAACAGCTTTGTGAAAATTGATTACAAGTATGCAAATGCTGTTACAAAATTCATTGATAAATATAAGAACGAAGAGATAGAAGTTGATGAGTTAGATGAGGACAATACTCGCATTTTTAATAACTTTAGTAAACTTGGTTATTTGGAAAACGAGGTAGAACCCAAAGGATCATTTAATGAATTCAAAAAGGTAGGAAAAGTATTTTTTAGTTTTTTTCCAAAAAGCGAAGCCAAAGATACCTTTGGTTCCACGAAATTAGGCATCGGGTTCGTTTTTTTAAGCGTACTTCTTATGGGCCTTTTCTTTTGGAATTATAGAATGTTTCTGCCGCAAAGCATAGATTATGTAAATATGAAGTTGTGGGAGATTATATTTACCATTGCGGTATTCCCCTGGGCAGTATTGGTGGTCCATGAAATCGGGCATTGTACAATCGCCAGGTATGTAGGAGTAAAAATTGATAATGTCAGCCTGGGTTGGTATTTTATATATCCAATTATATTAGTTCAATATTTTGGTCTCAATCTGGAAAGACAGAGTAAAAAGCTATTGGTTATGGCAGGTGGAATCTATTTTAATCTAATTATGGCTTTTATAGGAATCTTATTAAAAGCATTGCTTCCTGATTTTTTTCATGGGGCTGTAATAGATATTTGGATCTCAGCAAATATAAGTACAATTATTACTAATTTAGGGCTGTTCGGTATGACAGATGGATATTTTATGATGACGATGCTGGTGGGAATTCTAGATTTACGTCTGAAGGGGTTCAAATATCTGAATAACCTATTCAATGGAAATAAAGTGAAATTAAATAACAGATATCAAATATGTGGACTTATTCTACTTGGTCTCTTTGTATCCAGCCTGGTAAGTATGTTTGTTAATATAAATTATTGGCTTGGGTTATTTGAAATCAGTAGTTATGTTTTATATATTGCATTCACAGTCATAATTATATATTTGACCTTTAAATTTATCTATAAAATCAAAAGGAGTTTCTAG
- a CDS encoding accessory gene regulator B family protein, which produces MIIILAKKLTERVIKDSIISKEQQKLYQYSYELLISSFINIIIVLFLGGIFHKTIETILFLLFFCSLKKYTGGLHMSTYNRCICLFSFLYTVILILDYFTVFHNPQIILILVIASSCIISTLSPIVDVNKPLSAQEIKMLKRKEMIILPVQLVVYLSFYCIVSTYLSKYVGIAIITTAFLVLTGYINNKIKEGKTYDKYSNL; this is translated from the coding sequence ATGATAATAATCTTGGCGAAGAAATTGACTGAGCGGGTTATAAAAGACTCGATTATAAGTAAGGAACAACAGAAGTTATATCAGTATAGTTATGAATTATTAATATCTTCCTTTATAAACATTATAATTGTATTATTTCTGGGGGGTATCTTTCATAAAACCATAGAAACGATACTCTTTTTACTGTTTTTTTGTTCCCTTAAAAAATACACAGGCGGATTACATATGTCAACCTATAATCGGTGTATTTGTTTATTTAGCTTCCTTTATACGGTAATTCTTATTTTAGATTATTTTACAGTGTTTCATAATCCCCAGATTATCTTAATCTTAGTTATTGCTTCAAGCTGTATTATAAGCACCCTTTCTCCTATCGTAGATGTTAATAAGCCCTTATCTGCCCAGGAAATTAAAATGCTTAAAAGAAAAGAAATGATAATTTTGCCTGTTCAGCTGGTAGTGTACCTTTCATTCTATTGTATAGTGAGTACATACCTATCAAAATATGTGGGAATTGCAATTATAACAACAGCCTTTTTGGTTCTCACCGGATATATAAATAATAAAATAAAGGAGGGTAAGACGTATGATAAGTATAGTAATCTGTGA
- a CDS encoding 4'-phosphopantetheinyl transferase family protein, translating into MYRNDKVILTYADYSKQIQGELTLGICNTNTPYLVEGVHNILSAEEMREYLQKKSEKRKREFYWSRTLAKTILCSAYKEEHQLTDIRIAKGFLNNPIIKSKEQGYGIGITHCEDYAAIIVFPEEMVLGLDMEKLDWRKVKGINTILTDKERKLCPLNYDNNNFVLAVWTMKEALVKFLKLGLSVNFDIMQIASVEWSDTGFKSGYRFFPTLDAYTFFEEDFVYTIVCTNNLVLERKKTDIKVS; encoded by the coding sequence ATGTATAGAAACGATAAGGTAATCCTTACCTACGCTGATTACTCGAAGCAGATTCAGGGAGAACTTACGCTAGGTATATGCAATACAAATACACCATATCTGGTTGAAGGAGTTCACAATATTCTTTCAGCAGAAGAAATGAGAGAATATCTGCAAAAGAAATCAGAGAAGCGAAAAAGAGAATTTTATTGGAGTAGAACCTTAGCCAAAACGATATTATGTTCTGCATATAAAGAGGAGCATCAGCTGACGGACATCAGGATTGCAAAAGGTTTTCTGAATAATCCTATCATCAAAAGTAAGGAGCAAGGATACGGGATTGGTATAACACATTGTGAAGACTATGCGGCTATTATTGTTTTTCCGGAAGAAATGGTTCTGGGTTTAGATATGGAAAAATTGGACTGGAGGAAAGTGAAAGGTATTAACACCATTCTGACAGACAAGGAAAGAAAGCTTTGCCCACTGAACTATGATAATAACAATTTCGTTCTGGCCGTCTGGACAATGAAGGAAGCACTCGTCAAATTTCTAAAACTTGGTCTGTCGGTTAATTTTGATATCATGCAGATTGCATCAGTGGAATGGTCAGATACTGGTTTTAAATCCGGTTACCGGTTTTTTCCTACGCTGGATGCGTATACATTTTTTGAAGAGGACTTTGTTTATACAATTGTCTGCACAAATAATTTGGTTTTAGAGCGTAAGAAAACAGATATAAAAGTAAGTTAA
- a CDS encoding FtsX-like permease family protein, which yields MNSLLKQLYKNNKSQMVVFIIVSVINMVVVGVFSKIIGEIYTIKVETERISRDEQLTMYFYMLIAISVMIILFSLWILRIVIKTIFSTRKEFNIQLRLSGVTRKQLSYIYVKESIYYQIYAVPIAIVLMEILYTLLSNILDIQSKWIGFVNILGAFIIHIFIITLCLLATLKKIASFDPLEEMRSPYKTDTIKKLGTKDWVVGIIGLVLIIYGLGMGEDDGALAVLPIVGVFLILDIIVIGIQHLLLKIGDLFCFKSLVLSQRIFMGYYKRTNPIISTLVVGVMLSAGLIGMFTTMRNIAKDTVEQNMFFNHLIIHSNVVEQRSEDEYRDLISKLDPEAQIAYGINLEMMDMEGYENTIYSIDSDYGKYGEKMVLTDGSDPAAKLNDPTFSGIYLPNYFISDDDIGEKYVLQINDHKVEFTIAGRFVANGSRGRYGFVSKGYMQSQIGIDMINALYIHKANEKVIEVLNNDSNVIGKYVVTKQEIADNSYDNAINGVEIFEISAFMVILVSFLMLVHFYISVSHQNVFDITRFRAMGANVKTLKRAYLFQMMNVITIATVIGTLLAITFIGMGVDMSLEFITVPVRTTFPITLMLFVYVLLLIGGSLILHLTIKRAFTSDIRKYLTISD from the coding sequence ATGAATTCTTTGTTGAAACAGCTTTATAAAAATAATAAATCACAAATGGTGGTTTTTATTATAGTATCAGTAATAAATATGGTAGTAGTAGGCGTTTTTTCTAAGATAATAGGAGAAATTTATACAATAAAAGTAGAAACAGAACGTATATCAAGAGACGAACAATTAACAATGTATTTTTATATGTTAATTGCGATATCGGTAATGATTATTTTGTTTTCACTTTGGATATTGAGAATTGTTATAAAAACTATCTTTTCAACCAGAAAAGAGTTTAATATCCAATTAAGGCTCTCCGGTGTTACAAGAAAGCAACTTTCTTACATTTATGTGAAAGAATCGATATATTATCAAATTTATGCTGTTCCTATTGCTATTGTACTCATGGAAATACTTTACACCCTCTTAAGCAATATCTTAGACATACAAAGTAAATGGATTGGGTTTGTCAATATCTTAGGGGCTTTCATCATTCATATTTTTATTATTACCTTATGTTTGCTAGCTACCTTAAAGAAAATAGCATCCTTTGATCCGCTGGAGGAGATGAGAAGCCCGTATAAAACAGATACGATAAAGAAGTTAGGGACGAAGGACTGGGTAGTAGGAATCATTGGTTTGGTTTTGATTATTTATGGATTGGGTATGGGAGAAGACGATGGAGCATTAGCGGTTTTGCCCATTGTCGGAGTTTTCTTAATCTTAGATATCATAGTCATTGGTATTCAGCATCTTTTATTGAAGATTGGGGATTTATTCTGTTTTAAATCATTAGTCTTGAGCCAAAGAATTTTTATGGGATACTATAAAAGAACAAATCCAATTATTTCTACACTGGTGGTTGGAGTTATGTTGAGTGCAGGACTTATAGGTATGTTCACTACTATGCGAAATATTGCAAAAGATACAGTTGAGCAGAATATGTTTTTCAATCATCTGATCATCCACTCTAATGTAGTGGAGCAGCGCTCAGAGGATGAGTACAGGGATTTGATTTCTAAGCTGGATCCGGAGGCGCAAATAGCATATGGAATCAATTTAGAAATGATGGATATGGAAGGGTATGAAAACACGATTTATTCCATTGACAGTGATTATGGAAAATACGGGGAGAAGATGGTGCTTACAGATGGGAGCGATCCCGCTGCAAAGTTAAATGATCCAACCTTTTCAGGGATTTATTTACCGAACTATTTTATTTCAGACGATGATATTGGTGAAAAATATGTTCTTCAGATTAACGATCACAAGGTGGAGTTTACCATAGCAGGACGTTTTGTGGCAAATGGAAGCAGAGGAAGATATGGATTTGTAAGTAAGGGGTATATGCAGAGTCAGATTGGTATCGATATGATAAATGCTTTATACATCCATAAAGCAAATGAGAAGGTTATTGAAGTGTTAAACAACGATTCCAATGTTATAGGCAAATATGTGGTTACGAAACAAGAGATTGCTGACAATAGCTATGATAATGCAATAAATGGTGTTGAAATATTTGAAATATCTGCATTTATGGTTATTCTGGTATCGTTCTTAATGTTAGTTCACTTTTATATATCCGTTTCTCATCAAAATGTTTTTGATATCACAAGATTCAGAGCTATGGGTGCAAATGTCAAGACCCTTAAAAGAGCATATCTTTTCCAGATGATGAATGTCATCACAATTGCAACGGTAATAGGAACTCTCCTGGCAATCACTTTTATTGGAATGGGAGTTGATATGTCATTGGAATTTATAACAGTACCTGTTAGAACGACCTTTCCAATTACATTAATGCTTTTTGTATATGTTCTATTACTAATTGGTGGTTCATTGATTCTACATTTAACCATTAAACGAGCATTTACTTCAGATATTAGAAAATACTTGACAATATCGGATTAG
- a CDS encoding radical SAM/SPASM domain-containing protein has translation MYKVDNNIWFDSEAIKIFIDGDGGKKEFLKVPKKIEAPSVHDEGWRPTIIYLAATTCNLKCKYCYAEEGTYGIHDSKRQFDFEAYVATYEMIKEIHNGVKAISFFGGEPILNFRQIKKFVEYLFATSEKVPQLSINTNATILNDEILEFICKYNIIIGTSIDGTKEIHDRNRVADYIDSTYDIVFRNLKTLKERGTNIYAQYTFTKQHLDSYQPGSVNQWCREMEEMPINTYELIPVSSDDDRYRIDIEDKDTREKYEQFCTETADYYIDKILNGDITKVPRTFIGLMIRILMQVEQRDCSAGHSISITPNRRMYPCHTFTEHEKYAVEFNNLSSLQSLEENIGFKEVREGCRYDNEACQKCIAKKVCGVWCKGLQNNLKGSISKELQERCILMNIYTRKIIRFLVDYYKDNKDLINKKLIAYNKYHKEI, from the coding sequence ATGTATAAAGTAGACAATAATATCTGGTTTGATAGTGAGGCCATAAAGATTTTTATCGACGGGGATGGAGGCAAAAAAGAGTTTTTGAAAGTACCAAAAAAAATTGAAGCTCCCTCCGTACACGATGAAGGGTGGCGGCCGACTATTATTTATCTGGCTGCAACGACCTGTAATCTAAAATGTAAATATTGCTATGCCGAAGAGGGAACCTACGGTATTCATGACTCCAAACGTCAATTTGATTTCGAAGCTTATGTGGCTACCTACGAGATGATCAAAGAAATCCATAATGGAGTAAAGGCAATTTCTTTTTTTGGTGGTGAACCAATCTTGAACTTTCGGCAAATTAAAAAGTTTGTGGAATATCTTTTTGCGACCTCAGAGAAAGTACCCCAATTATCGATCAATACGAATGCAACAATTCTAAATGATGAAATTTTGGAGTTTATCTGCAAATACAATATCATTATCGGCACAAGTATTGATGGTACGAAAGAGATTCACGATAGAAATAGAGTCGCTGACTATATTGATAGTACATACGATATTGTATTTAGAAATTTAAAAACACTAAAAGAGAGAGGAACTAACATCTATGCACAATATACCTTCACGAAACAACACCTGGATAGCTATCAGCCAGGATCTGTGAATCAATGGTGCAGGGAAATGGAAGAGATGCCAATTAATACCTATGAATTAATACCTGTTAGTTCCGATGATGACAGATATCGTATTGATATTGAAGACAAGGACACGCGGGAGAAGTACGAACAATTCTGTACAGAAACCGCAGATTACTATATTGATAAAATCTTAAATGGTGACATAACAAAGGTCCCCAGAACGTTCATTGGTTTGATGATCAGAATTCTTATGCAGGTAGAACAAAGGGATTGTTCCGCGGGTCATTCGATCTCAATTACACCTAATAGAAGAATGTACCCATGCCATACCTTTACGGAACATGAAAAGTATGCTGTGGAGTTCAACAACTTAAGTTCCCTGCAGAGCTTAGAAGAGAATATAGGATTCAAGGAAGTCAGAGAAGGTTGTCGTTATGACAATGAAGCTTGTCAAAAGTGTATTGCTAAGAAAGTATGCGGCGTATGGTGCAAAGGATTACAAAACAATTTAAAAGGAAGCATCAGCAAAGAGTTACAGGAACGTTGTATCTTAATGAATATCTATACCAGAAAAATAATCAGATTTTTAGTGGATTATTATAAAGATAATAAGGATCTTATCAACAAAAAGCTAATCGCGTACAACAAATATCATAAGGAGATATAA